The genomic segment TAGGACGGGGAGGGAGTTTGTAGACATCACAGAGAAGGCTGTGAAGCTCCTGAAGGGGCAGTCAAGCGACGTGATTATCTTGGTGAAGATTGAGCCTAAGTACCGAGACAAGGTGTACGACGCCACCAAGAAGTTGCCTATTGAGAAGGCCTTGAGGCTCGCGGGGGACTACGACCTCGCCGTGATTACCCAGGAGACTGTGTTAGACAAGGTGCTGGACTCTATTAACAACATGGAGGGCGTTAAGGAGACTAAGACGTTTATCTCAATCGGCGCTGTAAAAGAGTAAATTTTTTACACTAAGTTTCAATTCCCGTGTTTAAGAGTGCGTAGAAGTGGGGAGTTACGTATTTCATCTCCTTTAGCCGTATGAGCTCTGGCGGTATCTTAATCTCCAGAGCCAGCGCCTCGCCCTCCTGCGTAAGCATATAGCGGGGCCCCTCCCTCTTTACGTACCCCCTCTTCTCCATCTCAACCAACAACGCCTGGAGTATAACGTTTTCTCTGACTTTTTCGATAGCGGGCACAGTCCTTAGGCGGCGGGCAGTTACGTACCAGGCCACTGCTATGAGGTCGGGGGTCGCCTCGCCCAGCGTCTTTAGAAGGCCGGCCACTATTTGGAACATATGCTCCATCTTCTCGACTCCTGAGAGGAGGGCGAACTCGGCGGGCAAGGCGCCTCTCTCGACGTATTCCTTCAAGGCTGTGAGGTTGTGGTCTCCGCGCTCGACGTCGTAGAGGGCTAGGGACAGCAACAGCACGGGGTCTCTGTGGGGGAGGTATTTGGCTATGTCGTAGCTGTACAGCCTGTAGAAGGCCTCTTCGCAGAATTTTCTGTCCTTTCTGCTACACCACTTGGCGGCCATCGCCTTTGCGAAGAGTTTTTTCAGATCTGGAAGCCTCGCGAGGCCCCCCACCCCCAGTGTGTACAGCATCCAGGCTACTTTATACTCCACCCTGCTCCTCATCTCCATTAGCAATTCGCCGAGCGCCGTCACTGCACGGCGTCTTGCCAACGCCTCTCTTTTAAACTTTGCGGTTTGACTACTTAAATAGATGGGGGTCTGCCCACCTATGAAATACCTCACCGGCAGAGATTTCGCCTTTCCCGAATATCTACCCCGCTACCCCCGTGAATTCGACTTCGAGATCCTCCACATGCGTCTGGATGTGAATATAGACTTGGAGGGGGGCGTGGTGGAGGGGGCCGTACGATATAGGGCCAGGGCGAGGAGGGACGGCGCGGCCGTTGTCCTCGACGCAGTGGAGATGGAGGTTCTGGGAGCCAGCCACGACTACTACTACGACGGCGAGAGGATTGAGATTAGGCCCAGCTGGAGGAGGGGAGAGGAGACCGAGGTCTACGTGGCGTACAGGGCGAGACCGAGGGCGGGTATGTACTTCATAAAGCCGCGTGGCCAGAGGAAGGGGCTCTACGTGTGGACGCAGGGGGAGAGCGAGTACAACAGGTACTGGGTCCCCCTGCCCGACTCGCCCAATGTGAAGTTCCCCTGGACCGTGGCGGTGACCGTGCCCAAGCCCTACGTGGCTGGCAGCAACGGGCTTCTGGTAGAGGTGCGGGACCTCGGCGACAGGCAGACTTATGTGTGGGAGCTGAGGCACCCAATGTCGCCGTACCTCCTGGCTATCGCCGTGGGTGATTTCGAAATCCATAGAGAGAGGTGCGGCGGCGTCGAGCTTGAGTACTACGTGCCGAGGTACGTGGGAAGCGAGTGGCGCTACTCTTTTTATAACACGTGTAGAATTATGCAGTTCTTCTCGGAGTACCTCGGGGTGCCGTTTCCCTACGAGCGCTACGCGCAGGTGGTGGTGCCGGAGTTTATCTATGGCGGAATGGAGAACACCACCTTCACAATACTCACGGATTGGACTATCCACGACAAGCACGCCCACTGCCCCTACACCGGCTTCCCCTGCCCGGAGCAGGAGGACTTCACCTCCGACCCGCTGGTGGCACACGAGATGGCCCACATGTGGTTCGGCGACTTGGTGACAGCTAAGGACTGGGGACACATCGCCATTAACGAGTCCTTCGCAACTTTTGTAGAGGCTTTGTGGACCGAGGCGTCTAGGGGCCGGGATGAGTATCTCTACGAGATCTACACGAACTTCAAGACGTATCTGGGGGAGTACTCCAGGCGGTACTCACGGCCAATTGTCACCAATCTGTACAAAATCCCCGACGAGGTTTTTGACAGGCATTCGTACGAGAAGGGCTCCGCCGTGTTGCACACCTTGCGTAGCCTTCTCGGCGACGACGTGTTCCGCAGGGCGCTTAGGCTGTTCCTGGAGCGGCATAGGTACAGGGCGGTGGATATAGAGGATTTGCGGAAGGTGTTTGAGGAGGTGGCTGGGAGGGATTTGGAGTGGTTCTGGAGGCAGTTTTGGTACTCGGCGGGGCACCCCGTGTTGAAAGTCTCGTGGAGCTACTCCGAGGGCTCTCTGAGGCTTCAGGTTAAGCAGGCCCAGGGCGACGACAGCTACCCGGTGTACACCTTCCCTCTTGAGGTGAAGGTGGTTTATGAAGACGGGAGGAGGGAGGTTAGGGAGGTGGCGCTTGGCGACAAGGAGGTTACTCTCCACCTGGGGGCCGCCAAGCCGAGGTATATATGCGTCGACCCGGCTTTTAAAGTCATGAAGGCGCTGGACCTCCAGTACCCCCTGGAGTCCGCGGTGGCTATGGTGGAGGACGAGGACGTGTACTGTCGGTTGCAAGCCATCGAGGTGTTGAAGAGGAACGGTAGCGCCAGGGCTGTTGAGGCGCTGGGCAAGGCGCTGGGGGATAAGTTCTGGGGGGTGGCGGCTGAGGCGGCGAGGGCGCTGGGGGAGGTGGGGACGGAGCTTGCAGTTGCCAAGTTGATGGAGGCGTATTCTAAGGTATTCCACCCGAGGGTGAGGCGGGCCATTGTGGAGGCGCTTGGGGTCTCTAGGCGTAGGGAAGTGGGGGAGTTTCTAGACAGGGTGCTTCACGACCCGGGGGAGAGCTACTACGTCCGGGCGGAGGCCGCTAGGGCGCTGGGCAGGGTTAAGTGGGACTTCGCCGAGCACAGCCTGAAGAAGGCGCTGGAGTACCCCAGCCACGTCGACGTGATTAAGAGGGGGGCGCTGGAGGGCCTCGCCGAGCTGGGCACCGAAGATGCGTTGAAGATTGTCTTGCGCCACGCGGAGCCGGACATGCCGACGCCGGTGAGGGCGTCAGCGGTGCAGGCCCTGGCGAAGTTCGGCCCGCGGAGGGAGGTGGTCGAGGCGCTTAGGAGGTACATGCGGGATGAGAACTTCAGAGTGAGGTACGCCGCCGTCACCGCCGCCTTGGAGCTGCTGGACCCGAAGCTGATGCCGGACCTCCAGGAGAGGGCGGAGCAAGACGTGGACGGGCGGATTAGGCGGGTGGCTAGGGAGATTGTGGAGAAGATTAGGAAGTTTATGGAGCGGGGGGCTGAGTACCAGAAGCTGAGGGAGGAGGTGGAGAAGATTAGGGAGGAGTACAGGCGGCTCGCCGACCGCGTGGCTAGGCTGGAGAGGTGA from the Pyrobaculum sp. 3827-6 genome contains:
- a CDS encoding M1 family metallopeptidase; translated protein: MKYLTGRDFAFPEYLPRYPREFDFEILHMRLDVNIDLEGGVVEGAVRYRARARRDGAAVVLDAVEMEVLGASHDYYYDGERIEIRPSWRRGEETEVYVAYRARPRAGMYFIKPRGQRKGLYVWTQGESEYNRYWVPLPDSPNVKFPWTVAVTVPKPYVAGSNGLLVEVRDLGDRQTYVWELRHPMSPYLLAIAVGDFEIHRERCGGVELEYYVPRYVGSEWRYSFYNTCRIMQFFSEYLGVPFPYERYAQVVVPEFIYGGMENTTFTILTDWTIHDKHAHCPYTGFPCPEQEDFTSDPLVAHEMAHMWFGDLVTAKDWGHIAINESFATFVEALWTEASRGRDEYLYEIYTNFKTYLGEYSRRYSRPIVTNLYKIPDEVFDRHSYEKGSAVLHTLRSLLGDDVFRRALRLFLERHRYRAVDIEDLRKVFEEVAGRDLEWFWRQFWYSAGHPVLKVSWSYSEGSLRLQVKQAQGDDSYPVYTFPLEVKVVYEDGRREVREVALGDKEVTLHLGAAKPRYICVDPAFKVMKALDLQYPLESAVAMVEDEDVYCRLQAIEVLKRNGSARAVEALGKALGDKFWGVAAEAARALGEVGTELAVAKLMEAYSKVFHPRVRRAIVEALGVSRRREVGEFLDRVLHDPGESYYVRAEAARALGRVKWDFAEHSLKKALEYPSHVDVIKRGALEGLAELGTEDALKIVLRHAEPDMPTPVRASAVQALAKFGPRREVVEALRRYMRDENFRVRYAAVTAALELLDPKLMPDLQERAEQDVDGRIRRVAREIVEKIRKFMERGAEYQKLREEVEKIREEYRRLADRVARLER
- a CDS encoding Lrp/AsnC family transcriptional regulator — translated: MTEEVKLTDRQYQLLNHLLQRAQPMRVYTVYGDQDEIARELGMTRQALAIHLKRLKELGLVRTGREFVDITEKAVKLLKGQSSDVIILVKIEPKYRDKVYDATKKLPIEKALRLAGDYDLAVITQETVLDKVLDSINNMEGVKETKTFISIGAVKE